Part of the Pseudomonas sp. M30-35 genome is shown below.
AAACGCGAGTATCAGCTTGATTTTAGCTGAGGCGCGTCTGTCGCTCTCTGAGCGACGGGCGGACAAGGCTCTGGCGGCACTTGAAGCCTGTTTGGCGGGGGATAACAGCATGCCCATGAGTGATCGAAACTTAAGGGTGTGCCTGTTACTTTCAGTGGCTTATTGGCGAAAGGGTAACACCCAGCGCTCGTTCGACTTGCTTAAAGAAGTCGTTGAAAGTGGAGTAAGCCGCGGCTATCAGCGTTTGTTTATCGACGATGCTATCTGGTTAATGCCCGTAATGGATGCATGGATTTCTGCGGATAAGTCTGCGGCCGAAGCGTGGCAGCCATTAGCCGAAATGCTTCGTGATCAATGCCGAAAATTTTCGATTGATTACCAGAAACTTGATGATAATCAAGATGTTAGCCACAGGGAGCGAGAGATTCTTCGGTTCGTGGGTGCAGGCTTATCTAACCGCGATATTGCACAAGCAGTGCATCTATCAGAAGCGACTATCAAATGGCACTTACATAACCTGTTTTCAAAAATGGGCGTGCGTAGTCGCACCCAGGCAGTACTCAAAGGTAAGAGTTTAGGGTTGTTGAGTGAGGCATAGTTGCCTTGTAATCATGTGTTGATTTGATCCTCCATCCCTTGGTTAGGGAGGCAGCAGCGGATTGCAACAGTAGGTTTAAGGCAGGACTAGATGCAACAGCATCGAGAGTTCGAGGTGACATGACTACGGAAGCAATGTCATCTCGAATAGCGACGTAGGTTGTCGTTCCTGCTGCTAGCGACAGGAGTCAATAGCAGCTTCCTTCGGGATACCAAAACCGAGAACTGTGGAGACAACAACAATGAAGTACATCAATAAACTCGCATTAGCAGCAGCTGTCCTCGTCACTCCGCTGATGGCGCAGGCAGAACTTAAAGCCATGGATGATTCTGCGCTGGCAACAGTGACCGGTCAGGATGGTATTAGTATTTCGGGTCAGTTCAACGGCAGCATTGGTAGTGTTGTATATACCGACAATGACCCATCCGGCGGCTCACTGCGTCTTGAATCAATCGCTTTTGACGGCTTTAACATTTCTGATGACGCGCCAATTCTGGTTGATGTTGTAACCACTAGCATTGGCGGTGCAGATACTGAGCAACTGCAAATTGGTTTGCCTGCAGTAACTGGCCAGTTGTCAGTAGGTGCTATCAAGGTGGGCGGCACTACGGCCGCCAGTATTGGTTCGCTTGCTGTCAGTGACATCAATATGGCCGGTACAACCGTTAAAGTTTGGGGGCACTAAGTCACTAATCCTTCTTAGCTATGAATACCTGTCAGTTTCGACTGGCAGGGTCCTTAATCTAAGAGAGGGTGAGCCCTGATGATTGAAATCCTACTTGGAAGTCTAATAACCGTTTTCGGTATTACCGAAACTGTCGATATTAAACCGCAACCAAAGGGACGGGTTAATCTTACTCAGGCAGCATTGAGCAGCAACCCGTTCAGGCAATCTGTTGAGCTAGAGCCGCTTAGTCAGATGCAGTTTAAACGCATTATTCGTCAAGCCTATGATTACAGTTGTGGTTCGGCTGCATTAACGACGCTGCTTGATTATTTTTTAGGGCAAAACTTAGAAGAACGTCAAGTTATGGAGGGACTTCTAAGATTTGGCGAGGCTGACAAGATCGCAGAGCGGCGGGGTTTCTCCTTACTTGATATGAAACGCTTTGTGTCCGCACTTGGGTACAACAGCGGAGGGTTTCGCGCAACATTCGCTGACTTGGATAACTTGGAGCATCCTGTCTTAGTGCCGATTGAATATGCTGGGTTTAAACATTTCGTTGTCGTACGTGATGTTTATGATGGGCATGTTTTTGTAGCTGATCCTGCTATAGGAAATATAAGCTTTACACGTAAACGGTTCGAAGCTGTCTGGGATAAAAATGTTTTATTCGTGATTTATCCTGGTGATAGCGGTATACGAAATGCCCTCGCGCTAGAAGATCGAGATCTGCGCATTATTGATGACCGTACTGTTTCGCTATTAGCGTTCAAA
Proteins encoded:
- a CDS encoding DUF6160 family protein, producing MKYINKLALAAAVLVTPLMAQAELKAMDDSALATVTGQDGISISGQFNGSIGSVVYTDNDPSGGSLRLESIAFDGFNISDDAPILVDVVTTSIGGADTEQLQIGLPAVTGQLSVGAIKVGGTTAASIGSLAVSDINMAGTTVKVWGH
- a CDS encoding C39 family peptidase, whose amino-acid sequence is MIEILLGSLITVFGITETVDIKPQPKGRVNLTQAALSSNPFRQSVELEPLSQMQFKRIIRQAYDYSCGSAALTTLLDYFLGQNLEERQVMEGLLRFGEADKIAERRGFSLLDMKRFVSALGYNSGGFRATFADLDNLEHPVLVPIEYAGFKHFVVVRDVYDGHVFVADPAIGNISFTRKRFEAVWDKNVLFVIYPGDSGIRNALALEDRDLRIIDDRTVSLLAFKEYPSITKFTDNQATELGSGGAIQYIRRK